CCAACAAGAAATTCACATGTTATCCACTTGCCGACATCCCAACATCACCCAATATTACGGATGTTTTACGAAAGGCTATAAATTATGGATTATTATGGAATATCTTGGCGCCGGTTCTTGCTCAGATTTACTAACAGCCGGCCCATTCAGTGAAGAAATAATTAGCTatatgatgaaaaataCTTTAAATGCGTTGGTGTACTTGCATGATCAGGGAAAGATACATAGAGATATCAAAGCCGCTAACATATTAGTCGGCTTGAATGGTGAAGTCAAGTTGGCGGATTTTGGTGTTGCAACTCAATTATCAAATAACATGAGTAAAAGGTTGACATTTGTTGGTACTTCTTATTGGATGGCACCTGAGATTATCAACCGTGAAGAGTACAGCTTCAAGACTGATATTTGGAGTTTAGGAATAACTGCAATTGAGATGGCATATGGGAAACCACCCTTTACCGAGTTTGATAATATGAAAGTCTTGTTTAGAATCACTAAGGGGCCACCGCCATCCCTTGATTCTGGATTTTCAGAAGagttcaaagattttgttAATAAATGTCTTGCTAAGGAAGTCCTTGAACGTGCAGAACTGAAGGAACTAGTCAATCATAAATTTCTCAAGCTGGGATCTTCGATTAATAGTAAAGATATCAGGAAACTACTTGAGAAGAAGTGGAATTGGGATTTGGAAACCGGGAATATAAAGAGAAACTATTATCAGCCTACCCTActtgaacaagaagaaatagcATCATTGAACCTGGATTCAGAGTTAGAGACACCAGTAGCTAGAAATCGAAATAAAACGATGAAATGGGATTCAAATAATGACCTTGATACCCTAAGAGAAACTCCCAAATTAACGGCACGCAGTATCGATATTGTACCTCAATCGCCTTTGAAACAAGATATTCATACATTTTCCATAGAACAACGGGAGAAGGAAACACTAAtgagaaaagaaatgatTGGTATAATGAATCAGACATTTACGAAAATAACCCAGAAGTAtaatttatcaacatcacAGTATGACCAACTAGTTAATTTCCAGACTTTAATGGTGAATTCCTTTTTTAACTATTCTGATTTAGTATATAGAGACATTTTTAGCAAATTCTACAAACTGTTTGTGAAAAGAGCCATGAGGAGTGAGAATGAGGACTTAAAAAAGCTGTTGCTGCCCAAATACTATTTAcatgaagaagttgaacttgaaaaatatagagAAAATAGTgaaaaaaggaaaggaTCAAATAGTAACGGATCTGCACAGGCTAAAGACATAAAGTATGATCCTATGGAGAAGTTATTGTTGAGAAGGTGGAAGGAgtcaatgttgaaaagtagtaaggaaaaaacaaaacattctAAAAGCGGTAGTAATGAAAATTAACCAACAGtggttttcaatatatttagAGAAATTGCATGCCCACCGCTTTTATGGGACATCAAGTATACTGGTGGtaaattttttattaacTGTGTCAGCAGATGTGTCTGAATACCCAGGGTTGGTATGCTGGTTTCTAAGGTTTTCATGAAAGTCATGAATGCAATTTTTATCACTCAAACGGGGTTCATCTTTTATAtcctttgaattttttttcttgaaatggGTTTGTACTCAAAGATTCAGGGTATCCAACGATTTATCACTTGGTACTAATGTTACTAAACTACTAGGGTGGTTTGTGTGACATTCTCCTCTCCTAATAAGCTGCTCTCCCTGTTTATACCGAATGCCATTTTCTTGTCTCTCGTGTTTGATTGGGGTTTTATGTTTTGTTTCAGCCGATGTTTTGGTAACCTCGATCGGACCAATTCCGGACCTCAATAGAGTGAAAATTCCTTTCAGCATGACAATTTCGATTTTATTGGATACTTTAAAATGCTCAAGTTCTGCTCCGTCTGT
The window above is part of the Pichia kudriavzevii chromosome 1, complete sequence genome. Proteins encoded here:
- a CDS encoding uncharacterized protein (PKUD0A06880; Pfam Domains: Pkinase(2.5e-90)|Pkinase_Tyr(2.5e-38)) produces the protein MSRQFSAEQFQLSTELGRGGFGVVYLAQDLVTHKQVAIKQIDLETQELSEIQQEIHMLSTCRHPNITQYYGCFTKGYKLWIIMEYLGAGSCSDLLTAGPFSEEIISYMMKNTLNALVYLHDQGKIHRDIKAANILVGLNGEVKLADFGVATQLSNNMSKRLTFVGTSYWMAPEIINREEYSFKTDIWSLGITAIEMAYGKPPFTEFDNMKVLFRITKGPPPSLDSGFSEEFKDFVNKCLAKEVLERAELKELVNHKFLKLGSSINSKDIRKLLEKKWNWDLETGNIKRNYYQPTLLEQEEIASLNLDSELETPVARNRNKTMKWDSNNDLDTLRETPKLTARSIDIVPQSPLKQDIHTFSIEQREKETLMRKEMIGIMNQTFTKITQKYNLSTSQYDQLVNFQTLMVNSFFNYSDLVYRDIFSKFYKLFVKRAMRSENEDLKKLLLPKYYLHEEVELEKYRENSEKRKGSNSNGSAQAKDIKYDPMEKLLLRRWKESMLKSSKEKTKHSKSGSNEN